Proteins encoded together in one Dehalococcoidales bacterium window:
- a CDS encoding peptidylprolyl isomerase has product MKAKIWRWLLTVFILSAGLLTGSCGDNAKIITLTTGDGTMIDFKDNGTKPPLLADTTKKYTAIIETDKGNLVCDLFARDVPRTVSNFVYLATQGFYDGTTFHRVIADFMAQGGDPTGTGTGGPGYKFADEFTAHKHMAGSLSMANSGANTNGSQFFITYVATSWLDGKHTVFGQLVEGMDVLKSLAVRDPSTSIPASKIIKITIKVE; this is encoded by the coding sequence ATGAAAGCCAAGATATGGCGCTGGCTGCTCACTGTATTTATCTTAAGCGCGGGACTCTTAACGGGTTCCTGCGGGGATAATGCCAAGATAATAACGCTGACTACAGGAGATGGCACGATGATTGATTTCAAAGATAACGGCACCAAGCCGCCGCTGCTGGCGGATACCACAAAAAAATACACCGCCATTATAGAAACGGACAAAGGTAACCTCGTTTGCGATCTTTTCGCCAGGGATGTGCCCAGGACGGTAAGTAACTTTGTTTACCTGGCGACGCAGGGATTTTACGATGGCACCACCTTCCATCGCGTGATAGCCGACTTCATGGCGCAGGGCGGCGACCCCACCGGGACGGGCACGGGCGGTCCCGGTTATAAGTTCGCGGATGAGTTCACCGCGCACAAGCACATGGCAGGCTCGCTTTCGATGGCGAACTCCGGCGCCAATACCAACGGCTCCCAGTTCTTTATTACCTACGTCGCCACTTCTTGGCTTGACGGCAAACATACTGTCTTCGGACAGCTGGTAGAAGGTATGGATGTTCTTAAAAGCCTGGCTGTGCGCGACCCGTCAACCAGTATTCCGGCGAGCAAGATAATCAAGATAACGATTAAGGTGGAGTAG
- a CDS encoding VTT domain-containing protein: MTAQIPEEKPVLEAEPMAAAEPAGKKTFNRSFFLGLLGVVITLLMIAAIIFYNDKLREMQEWGYIGAFVISILGGATVIVPVPMLPVVFALGGTMSNPWQVFLLGLAAAAGEVIGGLTIYTTGQSAGPALSANKNSGMQKAYARMLSFIQRRGALALFLVTFIVNPFFYPAAFASGALRMGLKKFVPVVIIGKLIKCMTVVYAGYFGLKGVFHIFGIEL, translated from the coding sequence ATGACAGCGCAAATACCGGAAGAAAAACCAGTCCTGGAAGCCGAGCCAATGGCAGCGGCGGAGCCGGCGGGGAAAAAGACCTTCAACCGGTCGTTTTTCCTGGGCTTGCTGGGTGTCGTCATCACTTTGCTGATGATAGCGGCCATCATCTTCTACAACGACAAGCTGCGGGAAATGCAGGAGTGGGGGTACATCGGGGCTTTCGTCATCAGCATCCTGGGCGGGGCGACGGTTATCGTGCCGGTGCCCATGTTGCCGGTGGTCTTCGCGCTGGGCGGCACCATGAGCAATCCGTGGCAGGTCTTTCTCCTGGGGCTAGCGGCGGCGGCCGGGGAGGTTATAGGGGGGCTAACGATTTACACGACCGGCCAGAGCGCCGGGCCGGCCCTTAGCGCCAACAAGAACAGCGGCATGCAGAAAGCCTACGCGCGCATGTTAAGCTTCATCCAGCGCCGGGGAGCGCTGGCCCTATTCCTGGTGACCTTTATCGTTAACCCGTTTTTCTACCCCGCCGCGTTCGCCTCCGGGGCGCTGCGCATGGGGCTAAAGAAATTCGTGCCGGTGGTCATCATCGGCAAGCTAATCAAGTGCATGACGGTGGTCTATGCCGGCTACTTCGGGCTCAAAGGCGTTTTCCACATTTTCGGCATCGAGTTGTAA
- a CDS encoding AraC family transcriptional regulator, with protein MFEWNRSIQKMLDVVEENLTGPLTLEMLAGKLGYSPYYCTRQFHRYAGISLRDYIRLRKVSSAVIDLRDTGDRIIDIAVKYGFSSQEAFTRSFKRACGMTPNEYRRLPRPLPLLVKRNVFNPYLLGLMETKVKENATNNITVSVQVIPAHKFIGIRHLDVPGYWEFWQKEEEIHGKDRCDEVDGVLSSIKSFNGCVGGRFYQEGKPGYMYGIEVPAKYAGEIPEGMECLCYAEGPYAVFHHPPYDYTAMERSVDEAMEKFIGSWDPGAHGYAWDRTRPTYYRHNPAGYGQAAVIPLKKTK; from the coding sequence TTGTTTGAGTGGAACCGGAGCATCCAGAAAATGCTGGACGTCGTGGAGGAAAACCTGACCGGCCCGCTGACGCTGGAGATGCTGGCCGGGAAGCTGGGCTATTCCCCGTACTACTGCACCCGCCAGTTTCACCGTTACGCAGGGATATCACTGCGTGACTATATCCGGCTGCGCAAGGTCAGCTCCGCGGTCATTGATTTGCGGGATACCGGCGACCGCATTATCGATATCGCGGTGAAGTACGGCTTTTCCTCCCAGGAGGCATTCACGCGCTCGTTCAAGAGGGCCTGCGGGATGACCCCCAACGAGTACCGCCGTTTACCCCGGCCGCTGCCGCTGCTGGTCAAACGTAATGTCTTCAACCCTTACTTATTAGGATTGATGGAGACGAAAGTGAAAGAAAATGCCACCAACAATATCACAGTAAGCGTCCAGGTAATCCCCGCGCACAAGTTCATCGGTATCCGCCATTTAGATGTTCCAGGCTACTGGGAGTTCTGGCAGAAAGAGGAGGAGATACACGGCAAAGACCGCTGTGATGAAGTGGACGGCGTCCTGTCCAGCATCAAGAGCTTTAACGGCTGCGTGGGAGGGCGTTTCTACCAGGAAGGCAAACCGGGCTACATGTACGGCATAGAGGTGCCGGCCAAATACGCCGGAGAAATCCCAGAGGGGATGGAATGCCTCTGTTACGCGGAGGGGCCTTACGCCGTATTCCACCACCCGCCCTATGATTACACCGCCATGGAGCGTTCCGTGGACGAAGCGATGGAAAAGTTTATTGGTAGCTGGGACCCCGGCGCGCACGGCTACGCGTGGGACCGGACCAGGCCCACCTATTACCGGCACAATCCGGCGGGTTATGGCCAGGCTGCCGTCATTCCTTTAAAAAAGACTAAATAG
- a CDS encoding AAA family ATPase, translating into MRQEKFTEQAQEALQASQQIAVQHKHSQWDVEHILLSLLIQRQGLVGEILKELKVDIDTTRNKVEEILTKTPQVTYQTGQIYATPRIAMLMQKAEAEAARLKDEFISTEHLLIAIVSDDKGDAAKVLHAAGITQENVYSALQKLRGSRRVDDARAESKYRSLQKYGRDLTELARQGKLDPVIGREEEIKRVMQILTRRTKNNPVIVGEAGVGKTAIAEGLAQKIASDDVPTSLKGRKVIALDMGALVAGSKFRGEFEERLKAVMDEVKEAKGEVILFIDEIHTVVGAGAAEGAIDASNMLKPALAHGELQCVGATTLDEYRKHIEKDKALERRFQPIFVDEPNVADTIEILKGLRPRYEAHHKIKITDKALEAAAKLSQRYISDRQLPDKAIDLIDEAASKLRIESESLPPELKSKEAKLKQLTDEEEAASQRQDYENVARVKADRLKLESEYEKEKTDWLQKEKISQEVSDENIAELVSKWTGIPISQMVEGETGKFIHMEERIHERFVNQEEAVTAISEAIRRSRAGLTDPKRPIGSFMFLGPTGVGKTEMVRTLAWFLFGDETAMVRMDMSEYQEEHTVSRLIGAPPGYVGYDEGGQLTEAVRRRPYSVILLDEIEKAHPKVFNTLLQIMDDGRLTDGHGRTVNFKNTVVIMTSNAGVDIIKRESQLGFATSRDKATAQKQGYEDMKKKVTAEIQKAFRPEFLNRLDDIIVFHELSEEQLRSIVDLMIKDLESRLAERQIGLELTDKAKAWLSKEGYDPVYGARPLRRVIEREVENPLSGKILRAELNEGDTVKVNVDKEGKLTFKNKASARAKVAAEAEAA; encoded by the coding sequence ATGAGACAGGAAAAATTCACAGAACAGGCACAGGAAGCATTACAGGCGTCCCAGCAGATAGCCGTGCAGCACAAGCACAGCCAGTGGGACGTGGAACATATACTTTTATCCCTGCTGATACAGCGGCAGGGGCTGGTGGGGGAAATCCTCAAGGAACTTAAAGTAGATATAGATACCACCCGCAACAAGGTGGAAGAAATACTGACCAAAACGCCGCAGGTCACCTACCAGACGGGGCAGATTTACGCCACGCCGCGCATAGCCATGCTGATGCAAAAAGCGGAGGCGGAAGCAGCCAGGCTCAAGGACGAATTTATCAGCACCGAGCACCTGCTTATCGCCATAGTCAGCGATGACAAAGGGGACGCCGCCAAGGTACTGCACGCCGCCGGCATTACCCAGGAAAACGTTTACTCCGCCTTGCAGAAGCTAAGGGGGAGCCGGCGGGTGGATGATGCCCGCGCCGAGAGCAAGTACCGCTCCCTGCAAAAGTACGGGCGTGACCTTACCGAGCTGGCGCGACAGGGCAAACTCGACCCGGTGATAGGGCGGGAAGAAGAAATTAAGCGCGTCATGCAGATACTGACGCGCCGCACCAAGAACAACCCAGTCATCGTGGGAGAGGCAGGCGTCGGCAAAACGGCCATCGCGGAAGGGCTGGCGCAAAAAATAGCCTCGGACGATGTCCCCACCTCGCTAAAGGGTCGGAAAGTAATCGCCCTGGACATGGGCGCGCTGGTAGCCGGCAGCAAGTTCCGCGGCGAGTTCGAAGAGCGGCTAAAAGCCGTGATGGACGAGGTCAAGGAAGCCAAGGGCGAAGTGATACTGTTTATCGACGAAATACATACGGTGGTGGGGGCCGGGGCCGCCGAAGGCGCTATCGACGCCAGCAACATGCTCAAACCAGCGCTGGCGCACGGCGAGCTGCAATGCGTGGGCGCCACCACCCTGGACGAGTACCGCAAGCACATCGAGAAGGACAAGGCGCTGGAAAGACGCTTCCAGCCCATCTTCGTGGACGAGCCCAACGTGGCGGACACCATCGAGATTCTCAAGGGGCTGCGCCCGCGCTACGAGGCGCACCACAAGATAAAAATAACGGACAAGGCCCTGGAAGCAGCCGCCAAGCTCTCCCAGCGCTATATCTCCGACCGGCAGCTGCCGGATAAGGCCATCGACCTGATAGACGAGGCCGCCAGCAAGCTGCGCATCGAAAGCGAGAGCCTGCCGCCGGAACTCAAGTCCAAGGAAGCAAAGCTCAAGCAGCTGACCGACGAGGAAGAAGCCGCCTCACAGCGGCAGGACTATGAAAACGTCGCCAGGGTCAAGGCGGACCGGCTGAAGCTAGAGTCCGAGTACGAGAAGGAAAAAACGGACTGGCTGCAAAAAGAGAAAATCAGCCAGGAGGTCAGCGACGAAAACATCGCCGAGCTGGTGTCCAAGTGGACCGGCATCCCGATATCCCAGATGGTGGAGGGGGAGACGGGCAAATTCATCCACATGGAAGAACGCATCCACGAGCGGTTCGTCAACCAGGAAGAAGCGGTCACGGCCATCTCCGAGGCAATAAGGAGGAGTCGGGCCGGTCTGACCGACCCCAAGCGGCCAATCGGCAGCTTTATGTTCCTGGGGCCGACGGGCGTGGGCAAAACGGAGATGGTACGCACACTGGCGTGGTTCCTCTTCGGGGATGAGACGGCCATGGTGCGGATGGACATGTCCGAATACCAGGAAGAGCATACCGTTTCCCGGCTCATCGGGGCGCCGCCCGGCTACGTGGGCTACGACGAGGGCGGCCAACTGACCGAGGCAGTGAGGAGACGGCCTTACAGCGTGATACTGCTGGATGAAATAGAAAAGGCGCACCCTAAAGTATTCAACACCCTGCTCCAGATAATGGACGACGGGCGTTTGACGGACGGGCACGGGCGCACGGTGAACTTCAAAAACACGGTGGTCATCATGACCTCTAACGCCGGCGTGGATATCATCAAACGGGAGAGCCAGCTCGGCTTTGCCACCAGCCGTGACAAGGCGACGGCGCAAAAGCAGGGCTACGAGGACATGAAGAAAAAGGTCACCGCGGAAATACAGAAAGCCTTCCGCCCCGAGTTCCTCAACCGGCTGGACGACATCATCGTCTTCCACGAACTCAGCGAGGAACAGCTCAGGAGCATCGTCGACCTGATGATTAAAGACCTGGAAAGCCGTCTGGCGGAGCGCCAGATAGGGCTGGAGCTGACGGACAAGGCCAAGGCCTGGCTGTCCAAAGAAGGCTATGACCCGGTTTACGGCGCGCGCCCGCTGCGCAGGGTAATCGAGAGGGAAGTGGAGAACCCGCTTTCCGGCAAGATACTCCGCGCCGAGCTGAACGAGGGCGACACGGTCAAGGTGAACGTGGACAAAGAAGGGAAACTGACCTTCAAGAACAAGGCGTCGGCCAGGGCTAAAGTGGCGGCGGAGGCTGAGGCAGCCTGA
- a CDS encoding MerR family transcriptional regulator translates to MERERYGEEPRYVISVAARMLEMHTYTLRYYERVGIIEPRRSQGNIRLYSDQDIAMIKRVKTLVEDMGINLPGVEVILRMIQQMEELQSALEQAHDEIEKLREGKEL, encoded by the coding sequence ATGGAAAGAGAAAGATACGGTGAAGAACCACGCTACGTCATCAGCGTGGCGGCCAGGATGCTGGAAATGCATACCTATACCCTGCGCTACTACGAACGGGTGGGCATCATCGAGCCGCGGCGCTCCCAGGGCAACATACGCCTCTATTCCGACCAGGACATCGCCATGATAAAAAGGGTCAAGACCCTGGTGGAAGACATGGGCATCAATTTGCCGGGGGTGGAGGTTATCCTGCGCATGATACAGCAGATGGAAGAACTCCAGAGCGCCCTGGAACAGGCGCACGATGAAATAGAAAAGCTTAGAGAGGGTAAAGAGCTATGA
- a CDS encoding DnaJ C-terminal domain-containing protein, whose product MAGKNLYDVLGLKKEATDKEIKQAYRRLARKYHPDVNPGNKSAEATFKEINAAYEVLSDATKRKKYDKYGDKWQYADQFEQAQQQQQPPQYRQYAPGDSSGFNFGGDTGGMDNIFEELFGRGRGRGGSRRTQSRRGQDLESQVEVTLEEAYNGTSRMINLQGEEPCKACGGTGQIQNLPCAACRGSGVAASMNRLEVKIPAGVTTGSRVRISGKGQPGSNSGSSGDLYLNITVSPHATFERQGDDLNTTVPVPLTVAVLGGEVQVPTLKGRLALKIPPETQNGRVFRLTGQGMPHLGKAHRGDLLAKVNVVLPTGLTEKEKELFRQLGQSHAA is encoded by the coding sequence ATGGCTGGCAAGAATTTATACGATGTACTCGGCCTGAAAAAAGAAGCCACCGATAAGGAAATAAAGCAGGCTTACCGCCGGCTGGCGCGCAAGTACCACCCGGACGTTAACCCCGGCAACAAGTCCGCCGAGGCTACGTTCAAGGAAATCAACGCCGCCTATGAAGTGCTTTCCGACGCGACAAAAAGGAAAAAGTACGATAAGTACGGCGATAAGTGGCAGTACGCCGACCAGTTCGAGCAGGCGCAACAGCAACAGCAGCCGCCGCAGTACCGCCAGTACGCCCCCGGGGACAGCTCCGGCTTTAACTTCGGGGGGGACACCGGCGGGATGGACAACATCTTCGAGGAGCTTTTCGGCAGAGGGAGGGGTCGGGGGGGTTCCCGCCGCACCCAGTCCAGGCGCGGCCAGGACCTGGAGTCGCAGGTCGAGGTAACGCTGGAAGAAGCCTATAACGGCACCAGCCGCATGATAAACCTACAGGGAGAAGAGCCGTGCAAAGCCTGCGGGGGGACCGGGCAGATACAGAACCTGCCCTGCGCCGCCTGCCGCGGCAGCGGCGTCGCGGCCAGTATGAACCGGCTGGAAGTAAAGATTCCGGCGGGGGTAACCACCGGCTCCAGGGTGCGTATCTCCGGCAAGGGACAGCCGGGCTCTAACAGCGGCAGCAGCGGCGACCTTTATTTGAATATTACCGTCAGCCCCCACGCAACTTTCGAACGCCAGGGGGACGACCTCAACACCACCGTGCCGGTACCGCTGACCGTGGCGGTGCTGGGCGGAGAGGTGCAGGTGCCCACGCTCAAGGGCAGGCTGGCGCTGAAAATCCCGCCGGAAACCCAGAACGGGCGCGTCTTCCGCCTGACCGGCCAGGGCATGCCCCACCTGGGTAAAGCCCACCGGGGCGACCTGCTGGCCAAGGTGAACGTGGTGCTGCCGACAGGTCTGACGGAAAAAGAAAAGGAACTGTTCAGGCAACTAGGGCAATCACACGCCGCCTGA
- a CDS encoding aminoglycoside adenylyltransferase domain-containing protein codes for MSPEVFSPTLYPYVNEVLKLFRDEAQATLGEYFLGMYLHGSLALGDFTPGHSDIDFVVVTTAEPPESITPALEAMHQRIHDGGLAWAGKLEGAYFPVSSIYRFNTEEPPRPHVWNRKFFTARPESDWLINFHILREHGVTVAGPPIRPLIMPITPDDIKRAVVEGLRVDWAPRLDDRAWLTPPGNQPFVVLTNCRSLYTLKYGTVKSKPAAAGWALKTLGKRWQGLIKDAMTWHQGMPPGDIEATLAMMKYTWDRAKACKL; via the coding sequence ATGTCACCCGAGGTTTTCAGCCCCACCCTCTATCCATACGTTAACGAAGTACTAAAGCTCTTCCGCGATGAAGCTCAGGCTACTCTGGGCGAATACTTCCTGGGGATGTACCTGCACGGCTCACTGGCGCTCGGGGACTTCACCCCTGGCCACAGCGATATCGATTTCGTGGTCGTTACCACGGCAGAGCCGCCGGAGAGCATCACCCCGGCACTGGAAGCGATGCATCAGCGCATCCATGACGGCGGGCTGGCATGGGCCGGCAAGCTGGAGGGCGCCTATTTCCCGGTGAGTTCCATATACCGCTTTAATACGGAAGAGCCGCCGCGGCCGCATGTCTGGAACAGGAAATTCTTTACCGCCCGCCCGGAAAGCGACTGGCTGATAAATTTTCACATACTGCGCGAGCATGGCGTGACCGTAGCAGGCCCGCCGATTCGCCCTCTGATTATGCCGATCACTCCGGACGATATCAAGAGGGCGGTGGTGGAGGGTTTACGCGTGGACTGGGCGCCGCGGCTGGACGACCGAGCCTGGCTGACGCCCCCGGGAAACCAGCCTTTCGTTGTGTTAACGAACTGCCGGTCTTTATATACGCTGAAGTACGGCACCGTGAAGTCAAAACCGGCGGCGGCCGGATGGGCTTTAAAAACACTGGGCAAACGGTGGCAAGGCCTGATAAAAGACGCCATGACCTGGCATCAAGGGATGCCGCCGGGGGATATCGAAGCAACGCTAGCAATGATGAAATATACGTGGGACAGGGCTAAAGCCTGCAAACTCTAG
- a CDS encoding CoA pyrophosphatase: protein MEAELKEYLTKRPKKSITEASRIPSAVLIPIYKKNGQYHILFTKRSNEMKTHRGQISFPGGARHADDGGLKDTALREAEEEIGLKPEDVTVLGELDDEITTTSNFIVTPFVGMIPHPYRFRPNRAEVERLISVPLAALLDKDNMKPNIETLDGGIVVDSYDYYYRGNIIWGATARILNKLLTIISRLPSANRNTV, encoded by the coding sequence ATGGAAGCCGAACTTAAAGAGTACCTTACCAAAAGGCCCAAGAAATCGATTACCGAAGCCAGCCGGATACCGTCAGCAGTGCTGATACCCATCTATAAAAAGAACGGGCAATACCATATCCTGTTTACCAAACGCTCCAACGAGATGAAAACGCACCGGGGACAGATATCTTTTCCCGGCGGGGCGCGCCACGCCGATGACGGCGGGCTGAAGGATACCGCCTTACGGGAAGCCGAGGAGGAGATCGGACTAAAGCCCGAGGACGTTACGGTGCTGGGAGAGCTCGACGACGAGATAACGACCACCTCCAACTTCATCGTAACGCCTTTCGTGGGGATGATACCCCACCCCTACCGCTTTAGGCCGAACCGGGCGGAGGTGGAAAGACTGATAAGCGTGCCGCTGGCGGCGCTGCTGGATAAAGACAACATGAAACCTAATATAGAGACTCTCGACGGCGGCATCGTGGTGGACTCTTACGACTACTACTATAGAGGCAATATCATCTGGGGCGCCACCGCCCGCATATTGAACAAGCTGCTGACTATCATCTCCCGGCTGCCTTCGGCTAACCGGAACACAGTTTAA
- a CDS encoding UbiA family prenyltransferase, producing MNINQAGAATGASPALSVKKGRSLGAWWYYIEVLKPLPTVLLGFIGLATAVIAGGNIVSWKLLLVLAAVITAAAGANGLTNYLDRDIDARMRRTCLRALPSRAISPSNKVIPLIGGLIVVGLGLSWLLNPYVFLADAGGTLVAATWRKKVTCVYPQGMLASFAPLLMGWLAVNKSLSWELLLLCVLIAAWLPLHVWSVNITHRDDYKQAGINYFPINLEVKDAVKVLLAFALVLYAASLALYFVGHFGWLYLALANVLGVLMVYGSARLVFTRAAADAWKLYRLSAFPYLGLLFLVMCLDIRFLA from the coding sequence ATGAATATTAATCAAGCCGGAGCCGCCACCGGAGCAAGCCCCGCCCTGTCTGTGAAAAAAGGCCGGTCGTTGGGGGCCTGGTGGTATTATATCGAGGTCCTCAAGCCGCTGCCCACCGTCCTGCTGGGCTTTATCGGTTTAGCTACGGCGGTTATCGCCGGGGGAAATATCGTATCCTGGAAACTGCTCCTGGTGCTGGCGGCGGTAATCACGGCCGCGGCCGGGGCCAACGGACTGACCAACTATCTCGACCGCGATATAGACGCGCGCATGCGGCGCACCTGTCTGCGGGCGCTCCCCTCCCGCGCCATTTCCCCCTCGAATAAAGTGATCCCCCTGATTGGCGGGCTGATAGTCGTCGGGCTGGGGCTGTCCTGGCTGTTGAACCCCTACGTTTTCCTGGCGGACGCGGGCGGCACGCTGGTGGCCGCCACCTGGCGCAAGAAGGTGACCTGCGTCTATCCCCAGGGCATGCTGGCCAGTTTCGCCCCGCTGCTCATGGGGTGGCTGGCGGTGAATAAATCCCTGAGCTGGGAGCTGTTGCTGCTCTGTGTCCTGATTGCCGCCTGGCTGCCGCTGCATGTCTGGAGCGTCAATATCACCCACCGGGACGACTATAAGCAGGCGGGGATTAACTACTTCCCCATCAACCTGGAAGTTAAAGACGCGGTGAAAGTGCTGCTGGCTTTTGCCTTGGTGCTGTACGCGGCTTCCCTCGCCCTGTATTTCGTGGGGCACTTCGGCTGGCTTTACCTGGCGCTGGCTAACGTGCTGGGTGTCCTGATGGTTTATGGCTCCGCCCGGCTCGTTTTTACCCGCGCCGCCGCGGATGCCTGGAAGCTTTACCGCCTTTCGGCTTTCCCTTATCTGGGACTGCTGTTCCTGGTCATGTGCCTGGATATCCGGTTTTTAGCGTAA